A genomic segment from Tessaracoccus defluvii encodes:
- a CDS encoding HpcH/HpaI aldolase/citrate lyase family protein, which translates to MSRLLIAPLYVPADRPDRIAKALVSGADGVFVDLEDAVAPSAKDAARGSLEAIPALVGAAFPDAAPADAVHVQVRINAPGTPWHEADVEALAGLPRWVGARIPKVESVEVVDGLAARLPGRDLHLLIESALGVELAYELARRPQVATLGMGEADLRADLRVADTEGLGWARARVVNAARAAGLPSPLMSAWTHVTDLEGLAATCRVGRSWGFLGRSAIHPHQLDTIRESFRPSDDEVARARLVLERIDGAVSSGTGALQLADGTFLDLAMVESARHTIALADRLG; encoded by the coding sequence ATGAGCCGACTGCTGATCGCGCCGCTGTACGTGCCGGCGGACCGCCCGGACCGGATCGCGAAAGCCCTTGTCAGCGGGGCTGACGGGGTGTTCGTCGACCTGGAGGACGCCGTCGCTCCGTCGGCGAAGGACGCCGCCCGGGGGTCGCTGGAAGCGATCCCGGCGCTCGTCGGGGCCGCCTTCCCGGACGCGGCGCCCGCGGACGCCGTGCATGTTCAGGTGCGGATCAACGCGCCAGGAACGCCCTGGCACGAAGCGGACGTCGAGGCGCTCGCGGGGCTGCCGCGGTGGGTCGGGGCGCGGATCCCGAAGGTGGAGTCGGTCGAGGTCGTCGACGGACTCGCTGCCCGCCTGCCGGGGCGGGACCTGCACCTGCTGATCGAGTCGGCGCTCGGCGTCGAACTCGCGTACGAGCTGGCGCGCCGCCCGCAGGTCGCGACGCTCGGGATGGGTGAGGCGGACCTGCGCGCCGACCTCCGTGTCGCCGACACCGAGGGCCTCGGCTGGGCCCGCGCCCGCGTCGTCAACGCTGCGAGAGCGGCCGGGTTGCCGTCGCCGCTGATGTCGGCGTGGACGCACGTCACGGACCTGGAGGGGCTCGCCGCCACGTGTCGCGTCGGCCGCTCCTGGGGATTCCTCGGCCGCAGCGCCATCCACCCCCACCAACTCGACACGATCCGAGAGTCCTTCCGGCCCTCGGACGACGAGGTCGCGCGGGCACGCCTGGTGCTCGAGCGGATCGACGGCGCCGTCTCCTCCGGGACCGGCGCCCTGCAACTTGCCGACGGGACCTTCCTCGACCTGGCCATGGTCGAGTCGGCCCGTCACACGATCGCCCTGGCCGACCGGCTGGGGTGA
- a CDS encoding SUMF1/EgtB/PvdO family nonheme iron enzyme, whose protein sequence is MYAFDPLVPRPIDLPTGVPLEEPDLVALDEAKIFVGPADVVDRDAWRAVLHGWRDDARARHGFDGAAYDRPEAAWAANCFTVAQVWLWDELFYSFEERRFTPERFLDDARERLGGLDAVVLWHAYPIIGLDDRNQWDHYREVPGIGELVGRLHELGVRVFVDYNPWDTGTRRGDDDVTELAALVRDLGADGVFLDTLKKADPELVARLEAARPGIVLEGESKLPVERIADHSTSWAQFFADSPVPGVLRAHWFERRHMQHHIRRWHRDHSEELQSAWLNGVGMMVWEVVFGVWVGWSPRDAATLKRMLTVQRAAADLLRDGDWTPLAPLADEAEAAGVYASAWTQGPVRLYTLVNRGDTDYLGPVVPGAIALTDRGVADGGRILVPARGVAAAVLVAADAGLPTWASAVAVELDAQPPVADASFPHRIARRIVPRPRFGPPPAERVVVPAGEHVLTVRYRARETGMYQGAPYVDEWKPLVPRLHDARTLQREVSLETSVAVAAVEVTNAEFAEFLATGWRPADDARFLAHWVDGAPAAVDADRPVTHVGLDDARAYCEWRGGRLPTEDEWQLAAGLPGFRRGTPEVWNWTESEHSDGRTRFLMLKGGSHYRAEGSDWYVEGGVHPPEVSVKYLRPGFGLDRGPTVGFRIAFDGKQAR, encoded by the coding sequence ATGTACGCGTTCGACCCGCTGGTGCCCCGGCCCATCGACCTGCCCACCGGCGTGCCGCTGGAGGAGCCGGACCTCGTCGCACTCGACGAGGCAAAGATCTTTGTCGGTCCCGCCGACGTCGTCGACCGCGACGCCTGGCGCGCCGTCCTCCACGGGTGGCGCGACGACGCCCGCGCCCGACACGGCTTCGACGGCGCCGCCTACGACCGGCCCGAGGCCGCGTGGGCCGCCAACTGCTTCACGGTGGCGCAGGTGTGGCTGTGGGACGAACTGTTCTACTCCTTCGAGGAGCGCCGGTTCACGCCGGAGCGGTTCCTCGACGACGCCCGCGAACGACTCGGCGGCCTCGACGCCGTCGTCTTGTGGCACGCCTACCCGATCATCGGGCTCGACGACCGCAACCAGTGGGACCACTACCGGGAGGTGCCCGGCATCGGGGAGCTCGTCGGCCGGCTCCACGAGCTGGGCGTGAGGGTCTTCGTCGACTACAACCCGTGGGACACGGGCACCCGCCGCGGCGACGACGACGTGACCGAACTTGCCGCCCTCGTCCGCGACCTGGGCGCCGACGGCGTCTTCCTCGACACGCTCAAGAAGGCCGATCCGGAGCTGGTCGCCCGCCTCGAGGCCGCCCGGCCCGGCATCGTCCTGGAGGGCGAGTCGAAACTGCCGGTCGAGCGGATCGCCGATCATTCGACGTCGTGGGCGCAGTTCTTCGCCGACTCGCCCGTGCCGGGCGTGCTGCGCGCGCACTGGTTCGAGCGCCGTCACATGCAGCACCACATCCGCCGCTGGCACCGCGACCATTCCGAGGAGCTGCAGTCCGCCTGGCTCAACGGCGTCGGGATGATGGTGTGGGAGGTCGTGTTCGGCGTCTGGGTGGGCTGGAGTCCGCGCGACGCCGCCACCCTGAAGCGCATGCTCACGGTGCAGCGGGCCGCCGCCGACCTGCTCCGTGACGGCGACTGGACGCCACTCGCGCCACTGGCCGACGAGGCCGAGGCCGCAGGGGTCTATGCCTCAGCCTGGACACAGGGGCCCGTCCGGCTCTACACACTCGTCAACCGCGGCGACACCGACTACCTCGGCCCCGTCGTCCCCGGCGCCATCGCCCTGACCGACCGTGGCGTGGCCGACGGCGGCCGCATCCTCGTGCCCGCCCGCGGTGTCGCGGCCGCGGTGCTCGTCGCCGCCGATGCCGGGCTGCCCACGTGGGCGTCCGCCGTCGCCGTCGAGCTCGACGCGCAGCCGCCGGTCGCGGACGCGTCGTTCCCACACCGGATCGCCCGCCGGATCGTGCCGCGGCCCCGCTTTGGGCCGCCGCCCGCCGAGCGCGTCGTCGTGCCCGCGGGGGAGCACGTCCTCACCGTCCGTTACCGGGCCCGGGAGACGGGGATGTACCAGGGGGCGCCGTACGTCGACGAGTGGAAGCCGCTGGTGCCGCGCCTGCACGACGCCCGCACGCTGCAGCGTGAGGTGTCGCTGGAGACGTCGGTGGCGGTGGCCGCCGTCGAGGTCACCAACGCCGAGTTCGCCGAGTTCCTCGCCACCGGCTGGCGACCCGCCGACGACGCCCGCTTCCTGGCCCACTGGGTCGACGGCGCACCTGCTGCCGTCGACGCGGACCGGCCCGTCACCCACGTCGGCCTCGACGATGCCCGCGCCTACTGCGAGTGGCGCGGCGGGAGGCTGCCCACCGAGGACGAATGGCAGCTGGCCGCCGGCCTGCCCGGGTTCCGCCGCGGCACCCCCGAGGTGTGGAACTGGACGGAGTCGGAGCACAGCGACGGCCGCACCCGCTTCCTCATGCTGAAGGGCGGCAGCCACTACCGTGCGGAGGGCTCCGACTGGTACGTCGAGGGCGGGGTGCATCCGCCGGAGGTGTCGGTGAAGTACCTGCGGCCCGGCTTCGGCCTCGACCGCGGCCCCACCGTCGGGTTCCGGATCGCGTTCGACGGGAAGCAGGCGCGATGA
- a CDS encoding ADP-ribosylglycohydrolase family protein, with protein sequence MPATPELRAPARELLDELDALPVAPAPDEPDDWDAIVALLPERLTWPAPSDLPARVLGAWTGRAAGCLLGKPVEKIPRQGIEEILRATGRWPLDRWFTEVGLPDDVAARWPWNRRSRPTSLEENIDGMPEDDDLNYPILALALLERHGVGFGTDDVAQLWLENLPAGRVFTAERIALRNILEARPVPETATHQNPFREWIGALIRTDVFGWIRPGEPLAAAELAWRDARLSHTRNGLYGAMWAAALGSAAMVADSVDEALDLASTVVPPRSALADAIALGRVQAAATDLSEDGVRAALDAIHAAYGHLHWVHVLNNAAVIAYALAAGRGDFGRSVSLAVTAGWDTDSAGATVGAVAGALLGVDGIGEQWTAPLKGRIDTSMPGGPQQIVDLAARTVALAGR encoded by the coding sequence GTGCCGGCCACGCCGGAGCTGCGGGCCCCCGCCCGTGAGCTGCTTGACGAGCTCGATGCGCTGCCGGTGGCCCCGGCCCCCGACGAGCCCGACGACTGGGACGCCATCGTCGCGTTGCTTCCGGAGCGCCTGACATGGCCCGCGCCGTCGGATCTGCCGGCCCGGGTGCTCGGCGCCTGGACGGGCCGCGCGGCGGGCTGCCTGCTCGGCAAGCCGGTGGAGAAGATCCCGCGGCAGGGCATCGAGGAGATCCTCCGCGCCACCGGCCGCTGGCCCCTTGACCGGTGGTTCACCGAGGTCGGCCTGCCCGACGACGTCGCCGCCCGCTGGCCCTGGAACCGTCGCTCCCGGCCCACGTCCCTCGAGGAGAACATCGACGGGATGCCCGAGGACGACGACCTCAACTACCCGATCCTCGCGCTCGCCCTGCTCGAGCGGCACGGCGTCGGCTTCGGCACCGACGACGTCGCCCAGCTGTGGCTGGAGAACCTGCCCGCCGGGCGCGTGTTCACCGCCGAGCGGATCGCGCTGCGCAACATCCTCGAGGCGCGTCCCGTCCCGGAGACCGCCACCCACCAGAACCCCTTCCGGGAGTGGATCGGCGCGCTCATCCGCACCGACGTGTTCGGCTGGATCCGCCCCGGCGAGCCGCTCGCCGCAGCCGAGCTCGCCTGGCGCGACGCCCGGCTCAGCCACACCCGCAACGGCCTCTACGGCGCCATGTGGGCCGCAGCCCTCGGCTCCGCCGCGATGGTGGCGGACTCCGTCGACGAGGCGCTCGACCTCGCGTCCACCGTCGTCCCTCCGCGCAGCGCGCTCGCCGACGCCATCGCGCTGGGCCGCGTGCAGGCGGCGGCCACCGACCTCAGCGAGGACGGCGTCCGCGCCGCGCTCGACGCGATCCATGCCGCCTACGGGCACCTGCACTGGGTGCACGTGCTGAACAACGCCGCCGTCATCGCCTACGCGCTGGCCGCGGGCCGTGGCGACTTCGGCCGTTCGGTGTCGCTCGCCGTCACCGCCGGCTGGGACACGGACTCCGCCGGCGCCACGGTCGGCGCTGTCGCGGGGGCCCTGCTCGGCGTCGACGGCATCGGCGAGCAGTGGACGGCGCCGCTCAAGGGCCGCATCGACACGTCGATGCCCGGCGGCCCGCAGCAGATCGTCGACCTGGCGGCGCGCACCGTCGCGCTGGCCGGGAGGTAG
- a CDS encoding ADP-ribosylglycohydrolase family protein, producing the protein MSWLEDRCTAVITGAAVGDALGGAIEGWTPEQIEERHGGRVTGIVGPWFEDWRTARPIAPYHKGDGHITDDTLMTRLLIEVYARRRAHLDAYAVAEDLVPLMIGEPRWIPELESEALVLQRVFLAEKWLVARLHYGHVDPREAGVGNVVNCGAAMYMAPVGLANPGDPDAAYAEAIDVAGAHQSSYGREAAAVFAAMVAASVAPGATVADVVEAALRLSHDGTRSAIEACAAAGAAFGRPADDEQARELGRAIREAVAPYDSVGPEYRAMSMDARRPSRTKAIEELPVAVGFIVAHQGDFRGAVLGAVNYGRDADSIAVMAGAVCAGLGGTQVVPNEWLDRIETASRMDIRATGALMAEVAAELVEADRRRAEDRLAQLARIAEASA; encoded by the coding sequence GTGAGCTGGTTGGAGGACCGCTGCACGGCGGTGATCACCGGTGCGGCCGTGGGCGATGCCCTCGGCGGCGCCATCGAGGGCTGGACGCCCGAACAGATCGAGGAGCGCCACGGCGGACGGGTCACCGGCATCGTCGGGCCCTGGTTCGAGGACTGGCGCACCGCCCGCCCGATCGCGCCGTACCACAAGGGTGACGGGCACATCACGGACGACACGCTCATGACCCGGCTGCTGATCGAGGTCTACGCCCGACGGCGCGCCCACCTGGACGCTTACGCCGTCGCGGAGGACCTGGTGCCGCTGATGATCGGGGAGCCGCGCTGGATCCCCGAACTGGAGTCGGAGGCGCTCGTGTTGCAGCGCGTCTTCCTCGCCGAGAAGTGGCTCGTCGCCCGCCTGCACTACGGGCACGTCGACCCGCGTGAGGCGGGCGTCGGTAACGTCGTCAACTGCGGTGCCGCCATGTACATGGCCCCGGTCGGGCTCGCCAATCCGGGAGACCCGGACGCCGCCTACGCCGAGGCGATCGACGTGGCGGGGGCCCACCAGTCCAGCTACGGGCGGGAGGCGGCGGCGGTGTTCGCGGCCATGGTCGCGGCGTCGGTCGCGCCCGGCGCCACCGTCGCCGACGTCGTCGAGGCCGCCCTGCGGCTGTCGCACGACGGGACACGGTCCGCCATCGAGGCCTGCGCGGCCGCGGGCGCCGCGTTCGGGCGTCCCGCCGACGACGAGCAGGCCCGGGAGCTGGGCCGGGCCATCCGCGAGGCGGTCGCGCCGTACGACTCGGTGGGACCCGAGTACCGGGCGATGTCGATGGACGCGCGCCGCCCGTCGCGCACGAAGGCGATCGAGGAGCTGCCGGTTGCGGTCGGCTTCATCGTCGCGCATCAGGGGGACTTCCGCGGGGCCGTGCTCGGCGCCGTCAACTACGGTCGCGACGCCGATTCGATCGCCGTCATGGCCGGCGCGGTGTGCGCCGGACTCGGCGGCACGCAGGTCGTCCCGAACGAGTGGCTGGACCGGATCGAGACCGCCAGCCGGATGGACATCCGCGCCACGGGTGCCCTGATGGCCGAGGTCGCCGCCGAGCTGGTGGAGGCCGACCGTCGTCGGGCGGAAGACAGGCTCGCGCAGCTCGCGCGGATCGCCGAGGCCTCGGCATGA
- a CDS encoding ABC transporter substrate-binding protein, which translates to MKRSGASIVAGLTVAALALTACGTTDPIATGSPTGGPSDVPSATTPAEPVNLTFQSLSDQPAAIEVTKQIVDSWNKDNPNIQVEIVPAGWDGIYDKLITQFNGGAAPDIIHYEAASIVPFARDGYLADLTEHMSADHKADIPEGILKTVTVDDQIVGYPTELQAYMVFANTKLLADAGVEIPTGDTMTWDQLRDMAKKATANGVTGLGWGLASPTAAMMAMSPGFGGQWFEGTGTDATITVGDGELALPKLVHDMAYTDKSLLPVTLTLSGGKTLPYFYDGQIAMTIQGSFQAANVANDAPDGMEWTVLPPLAGPAGADQAANPQTLSVNVDSEHIAESVQFIEYFTSTANLAAINKADALIPATTSAQEALAAEMSGEIGWDNILKSGQHMTSAPYLFVDTYAQWKDTVATRRSRSSRRMRSTRPAWPTS; encoded by the coding sequence ATGAAGCGAAGTGGAGCCTCCATCGTCGCAGGCCTCACGGTGGCCGCCCTCGCCCTCACGGCGTGCGGCACCACCGACCCCATCGCGACCGGCAGCCCGACGGGCGGCCCGTCCGACGTCCCGTCGGCGACCACCCCCGCCGAGCCGGTGAACCTGACCTTCCAGTCGCTCTCCGATCAGCCGGCCGCCATCGAGGTGACCAAGCAGATCGTCGACAGCTGGAACAAGGACAACCCCAACATCCAGGTCGAGATCGTCCCCGCCGGCTGGGACGGCATCTACGACAAGCTGATCACCCAGTTCAACGGCGGCGCGGCGCCCGACATCATCCACTACGAGGCCGCCAGCATCGTCCCGTTCGCGCGGGACGGGTACCTGGCCGACCTCACCGAGCACATGTCCGCCGACCACAAGGCCGACATTCCCGAGGGCATCCTCAAGACCGTGACGGTCGACGACCAGATCGTCGGGTACCCGACCGAGCTGCAGGCCTACATGGTCTTCGCCAACACCAAGCTGCTGGCCGACGCCGGCGTCGAGATCCCGACCGGTGACACCATGACCTGGGATCAGCTGCGCGACATGGCCAAGAAGGCCACCGCCAACGGCGTCACCGGCCTCGGCTGGGGGCTGGCCAGCCCGACCGCCGCGATGATGGCGATGTCGCCGGGCTTCGGCGGCCAGTGGTTCGAGGGCACCGGCACCGACGCGACGATCACCGTCGGCGACGGCGAGCTGGCCCTGCCGAAGCTGGTCCACGACATGGCCTACACCGACAAGTCGCTGCTGCCCGTCACGCTGACCCTGTCGGGTGGCAAGACGCTGCCGTACTTCTACGACGGCCAGATCGCGATGACGATCCAGGGCTCCTTCCAGGCCGCGAACGTCGCCAACGACGCCCCCGACGGCATGGAGTGGACGGTCCTGCCACCGCTCGCGGGCCCCGCGGGCGCCGATCAGGCGGCCAACCCGCAGACCCTGTCGGTCAACGTCGACTCGGAGCACATCGCCGAGTCGGTCCAGTTCATCGAGTACTTCACCAGCACGGCGAACCTCGCCGCGATCAACAAGGCCGATGCCCTGATCCCCGCCACCACCTCCGCGCAGGAGGCGCTCGCCGCCGAGATGTCCGGCGAGATCGGCTGGGACAACATCCTCAAGTCCGGCCAGCACATGACCAGTGCGCCGTACCTGTTCGTCGACACCTACGCTCAGTGGAAGGACACCGTGGCCACCCGGCGTTCCAGAAGTTCCAGGCGAATGAGATCGACGCGGCCGGCCTGGCCGACGAGCTGA
- a CDS encoding carbohydrate ABC transporter permease has product MRVVARTGQYVALAAYIVFLGFPLLWLVSASFKSSAELNSLAISLIPRDFTFANYPLALERQGLVSSGLNSAVVALGSTALVILIAMPAAYVLARLKGKIRAVGIGWILVSQVFPVILIILPLFLILRTLNLTDSLLGLTLVHTTYTLPFALWMMQGYVMGIPVDLEEAGSVDGAGRLQVLARIVFPLLVPGVVATAMFSFVSSWNEFFFALVLLQSPENYTLPITLKMFVGGEGKVALGPLAAGSVLAAIPSIVFFSIMQRKLTRGLMAGAVKG; this is encoded by the coding sequence ATGCGCGTCGTCGCCCGCACCGGCCAGTACGTGGCGCTGGCCGCCTACATCGTGTTCCTCGGCTTCCCGCTGCTGTGGCTGGTCTCGGCCAGCTTCAAGTCGTCGGCCGAGCTGAACTCGCTGGCCATCAGCCTGATCCCGCGCGACTTCACGTTCGCCAACTACCCGCTGGCGCTCGAGCGGCAGGGGCTGGTGTCGTCCGGCCTCAACTCGGCGGTCGTCGCGCTCGGCTCCACCGCGCTGGTGATCCTCATTGCGATGCCCGCCGCCTATGTGCTGGCCCGCCTGAAGGGGAAGATCCGCGCGGTCGGGATCGGCTGGATCCTGGTCAGCCAGGTGTTCCCGGTGATCCTCATCATCCTTCCGCTGTTCCTGATCCTGCGCACGCTGAACCTGACCGACTCCCTGCTCGGCCTGACCCTCGTGCACACCACCTACACCCTGCCGTTCGCTCTGTGGATGATGCAGGGCTACGTCATGGGCATCCCGGTCGACCTGGAGGAGGCCGGATCCGTCGACGGTGCCGGCCGACTCCAGGTGCTGGCCAGGATCGTGTTCCCGCTGCTCGTGCCGGGCGTCGTCGCCACGGCCATGTTCTCGTTCGTGTCCAGCTGGAACGAGTTCTTCTTCGCCCTCGTGCTGCTGCAGTCGCCCGAGAACTACACCCTGCCCATCACGCTGAAGATGTTCGTCGGCGGCGAGGGCAAGGTGGCGCTCGGCCCGCTGGCCGCCGGCTCCGTGCTGGCGGCGATCCCCAGCATCGTCTTCTTCTCGATCATGCAGCGCAAGCTCACCCGCGGCCTCATGGCCGGCGCGGTGAAGGGCTGA
- a CDS encoding carbohydrate ABC transporter permease, translating to MTTAQATAPVRRRASGLERTRRKEAALLVMPSLIPILVLSVAPLIVGIALAFTDARLVRNPEYTFIGIDNFVDLMSNTMFWESFRIGMVWAVSVTLLQLLAALGLALLLNADLRFQGLTRVLALIPWAMPPVVVAIMWQLIYSPNGGPLNAVLGAMGLPSETNWLANFSTALPAVILVGVWVGMPQTTVTLLAGLQQIPDELNEAASVDGANAWQRFRSVTWPSLRPIVTSITSLNFIWNFNSFSLVYVLTEGGPGGKTMLPMLFTYLEAFKNRNIGYAAAMGVVLVVVVVALLAVYLWSQFRQDADPRGEK from the coding sequence ATGACCACGGCGCAGGCCACCGCCCCGGTGCGCAGGCGGGCCTCCGGCTTGGAACGGACGAGGCGCAAGGAGGCCGCCCTCCTGGTGATGCCGTCGCTGATCCCGATCCTGGTGCTCAGCGTCGCGCCCCTGATCGTGGGCATCGCGCTCGCGTTCACCGACGCCAGGCTCGTGCGGAACCCCGAGTACACGTTCATCGGGATCGACAACTTCGTCGACCTGATGAGCAACACCATGTTCTGGGAGTCGTTCCGGATCGGCATGGTGTGGGCCGTCAGCGTGACGCTCCTGCAGCTCCTCGCCGCGCTCGGGCTGGCGCTCCTACTCAACGCGGACCTCCGCTTCCAGGGGCTGACCCGCGTCCTCGCGCTCATCCCGTGGGCCATGCCGCCGGTGGTCGTGGCCATCATGTGGCAGCTGATCTACTCGCCGAACGGCGGCCCGCTCAACGCGGTGCTCGGCGCCATGGGGCTGCCGTCGGAGACGAACTGGCTCGCCAACTTCTCGACGGCGCTGCCCGCGGTGATCCTGGTGGGCGTCTGGGTCGGCATGCCGCAGACGACCGTCACCCTGCTCGCGGGCCTGCAGCAGATCCCCGATGAGCTCAACGAGGCCGCCTCCGTCGACGGCGCGAACGCCTGGCAGCGCTTCCGATCGGTCACCTGGCCGAGCCTGCGCCCCATCGTCACGTCCATCACGTCGCTGAACTTCATCTGGAACTTCAACTCGTTCTCGCTGGTGTACGTGCTCACCGAGGGCGGCCCTGGCGGCAAGACGATGCTGCCGATGCTGTTCACCTACCTGGAGGCGTTCAAGAACCGCAACATCGGTTACGCCGCCGCCATGGGTGTGGTGCTGGTCGTCGTCGTGGTGGCACTGCTCGCCGTCTATCTGTGGTCGCAGTTCCGGCAGGACGCCGATCCGCGAGGGGAGAAGTGA
- a CDS encoding LacI family DNA-binding transcriptional regulator, which produces MSSRVTLHEVAKRAGVSLGSTSRALHGTGASPDMVERVRAAAAELGYRPNAAGRQLRLQRTHLIEFAVADIGNPVYVEMLSAIHGVLSPHGYRIVVSSIGDAAASAARVLSSLDDGHVDGVIISPLRVDAQFIELLTATQVPVVAIGRSLRAHGIETVSTDSASGIGLAVTHLVDAGCRSLAFLNGPTDTTPGEHRQRGYDTAVAAPGFQAASFGTQVADDFTVAAGVEAAHALLDRAVAAGVRLDAVVAANDLLAIGVVRAARERGLSVPDDLAVTGMDDTEIGRMVQPALTSVSLGTTRRGQLAAELMLARLGESPEPPQLATVGPELKVRESSVRSEL; this is translated from the coding sequence GTGTCGTCTCGAGTCACGCTGCATGAGGTCGCCAAGCGCGCCGGGGTATCGCTCGGCTCGACCTCGCGGGCACTCCACGGCACGGGGGCAAGCCCCGACATGGTCGAACGTGTCCGCGCCGCCGCCGCCGAGCTCGGCTACCGCCCCAACGCGGCAGGCCGCCAGCTGCGGCTCCAGCGCACGCACCTCATCGAGTTCGCCGTCGCCGACATCGGCAACCCCGTCTACGTCGAGATGCTGAGCGCCATCCACGGCGTGCTCTCCCCGCACGGCTACCGCATCGTCGTCTCCAGCATCGGCGACGCGGCCGCGTCCGCCGCCCGCGTCCTCAGCTCGCTCGACGACGGCCACGTCGACGGCGTCATCATCAGCCCGCTGCGCGTCGACGCCCAGTTCATCGAGCTGCTCACCGCCACCCAGGTGCCCGTCGTCGCGATCGGCCGGTCGCTCCGCGCCCACGGCATCGAGACGGTCTCCACCGACTCGGCCAGCGGCATCGGGCTGGCCGTCACGCACCTGGTCGACGCGGGCTGCCGCAGCCTCGCGTTCCTCAACGGCCCCACCGACACCACCCCGGGCGAGCACCGGCAGCGCGGCTACGACACCGCCGTCGCTGCCCCCGGCTTCCAGGCCGCCAGCTTCGGCACCCAGGTGGCGGACGACTTCACCGTCGCTGCGGGCGTCGAGGCCGCCCACGCGCTGCTCGACCGGGCCGTGGCCGCGGGCGTCCGCCTCGACGCCGTCGTCGCAGCCAACGACCTGCTGGCCATCGGCGTCGTCCGTGCCGCCCGCGAGCGCGGGCTGAGCGTGCCGGACGACCTCGCCGTCACCGGCATGGACGACACCGAGATCGGCCGGATGGTGCAGCCGGCGCTCACGAGCGTCTCGCTGGGCACCACCCGACGAGGCCAGCTGGCCGCCGAACTGATGCTCGCCCGGCTCGGCGAATCCCCGGAGCCGCCCCAGTTGGCCACCGTCGGCCCGGAGCTGAAGGTGCGTGAATCCAGTGTGAGGAGTGAGCTATGA